GACAGTCATTCTGACAACCTAGGGGCAGGTGGCCTGGTCTAGGATAGTGGCCGTGGGATGTGGGGAGAGACCCGAGTCAGAGACACTAGGAGGACACTGAGTGGAGATGAGGGGAACAAGATGATGCCTTGTGTGATAGTTGGAAGGGCTGGTGAATCTGAGGCagtagggagtggggagggaatgGGAAGAGCTGATGGGCAGGTATGAGAAGAGTGAGGAGagaagcagtggttaagaatcctcctgccaatgcaggggacaggggttagagccctggtctgggaagatcccacatgccacggagcagctaagcccatgtgccacaactactaaagcccgcgcgcctagagcctgtgctctggaacaagagaagccactgcaatgagaagccggcgcactgcaacaaagagtagccccccactcgccgcaactagagaaagcccgtgtgcagcaacggagacccaacgcagccaaaataaataaataaataaataaataaatttattttaaaaaaaaaatgaggagagaGCAAGTTAGCTCTTGGCCAAAGGAGAAGCCCAGCTCCAAGCTGGTGAGGGGAGAAAGCACAACCCCAGGTGGCATCACTGGGCCAATACCCCTGTCTTCAAACTTCAAAGCATCCCAGTCACTGTGCTGACTCCCGTGTACCCATTTTGTGCTCAGATCCAGTCCGGGACAGACTAGAGGGATGGTGACGGGGCCTATCTCTTGTAAAGTTTataggctggggtgggggtggggggatgcggGGAGAACTAACTTCCCAGGGACAGTGCAAAGCCTCAGGAGCCTACCCTACCCTGCAGCTTGATCAGTGCCCCCAGGGGTTTAGAATCAGGCCATCAAACCAGTAAAAGCCAAAGTTGGTAAGCAGCCATCTGCAGAAGGGACCTGGAAGTGGACTGAGGGGCCTGAGGGCTGGCATGTGTGAGACAAGGAAAGCTTTATTAATTTCTTTGCCCGCTTTGGAAGACAGCCTGCCCAATACCTTGTTGGAAATGAATGCTTCTCAGAGTAAATTCACCATTTGCATTTGGGTTTTCTCAAGCCATGGAGAGACAAGTTACCTCTGGGTACCTGGATCAAGGGGCATGTTGCTTCTGCAACTGCAAGACTGAGATCTCACCTCTGTGATGCTCTGGAGGGCTGCCCTGGGTTAGCGCTGTGCAATCCCCTCCTTCCTTACTCTGCCATGCTCCCTGAGGTCTGCAcatgaaatttctttctttttgtgccCAAGTTCAGGCCCTCCTGCCCCACCTTGACCCACAATGACCTGGCTACTCCTTCATTCAACAGATAAGCACTGAGatccactctgtgccaggccctgcttgCTGGGCTGAGGGGGGACACAAAGAGGAATAATTTGTTTATCATGCCTTGGAGAAAACCTAATTCCACATAAGGGCAACCTTCCCAAAATCCGTCCCTAGTTTTTGAGTTTGTGCTGAGAAGACTGGTAGCATTTCCTTGCTTCTGGAGAAGATTCAGCTCCTGAAAACCCCCTTACAAAGCTCAACTTCTCTTTCTGCTCCTTTTCTAAGGCCTAGTGGCAGCAGGGTGTAGGAGGACGGACTCCTGCGGGCTTCCGGGAACACAGActaccctccctccctgccccgcgGCCGCATTTCGGTCCTTCCAGCGCAGGGGGCGCTGTGCGACGGTGAGAGCCGAGCCCGGCCTGCCTCCTTCTCCTGCGCCAGGGCCACCGCCCACGGCCGCGCGGGCGAAACCGGAAACGGCGGCCAGCAGGGGCGGGGCGGTGTAACGGTCGGCTGGTCAGGCTCCGTACCGTGATGGGGCGCGGGGCGTACCCCCGTTAGGAGTCATGCTCGGCAGGTCTGGGTCCCGGGCGCTGCCGTTGGGGGACTTCTACCGTTTCCATCAGTCGAGCTTTGGCTTCCTGGGCTCGCAGGAGGGTTGCTTGTCCCCGGAGCCGGGCGGCATGGGGCCGGGGGCCGGTGAGTGGCCGCCCAGCACAGCGGACCCGGGTGAGATCGGCTGGCACCCCTGGGCCCGAACTCTCTGCCTCTCAGGAGTCAGCCGGTCTTGCGCGCTCACATCCTAATAAGAGGAGGGACCGAGAGGGGGTCTCCACAATGTGGAGAAGGGCTTGGATCAGGCGCTGGGATGCTACTGCTAATCCAGCCCTCCTAGGGCCACGGGGCTGCAGCACCAGAGCTCTCTCATCTTCCAAGAAGCCTCGCCCCACGTCGTTTCTCTTCGGCTTTTATCAGCCCAGAGGTTTCAGGTTTCCATTTTGCCTAGACAGAAACTAAGGTCTAGGCATAGGAGGTCACCAGCATGCCAAGGGCACTTGGCTGCAGAGAAATGTCAGAATCTTCACCTCAGGGGGCACCTCTAGACTCCCTAAGCTTGAGCATCTCCCTGTTTCCTGGTGGAGATGTGCAGACCCTCAGGTGCCTGTCATGTcttccaggccctgtcttgctcCAAATCCTTGAGTAATTTCCTTGGCCCATAggccagatcccacatgccacagcctAACAACCAAAACCCCAGAGGATGTGGCCCCTCTGTGATCCTCCTCTAATGACAGCTGCCCCTATCCAAGGGTTCCTTTCCTGCAGGGGCCACATGGGTCAGAACGAGGCAGGAAAGGAGATTTAGCATTCTAGGGCTCAGAGAGCCCAAAAGTATAGGGTTCCTGGAAGTGTGGAGCCGAGGCTCCTGTCTGCTTTCTGTTCAGGGttgggagaggaaagagagcagaAAATAACCTCTCCCAGATTCTGGGGTTTTCTCAGCTTTCACTCCCATTCTGGGCTTCTGGTTCACGGGGCCAGGGACCTGTGGTTCAGATGAATCTCATTTTCTTAGTTCTCTGTCCCCCACCTCTCACCTGAAGCTGCTTCAAGCGAGGTATGGCCCAGAGGGCATTAAAGGGGGGTGAAGAATTGTGAGCTAGGAAAGAACATCTTTGTCCTCATCTCTGGCATCTGTTGAAAAGCAATTGATGCTTTATCCCTTTAAGCTAAGGTCCAGTGATGCCACCTGGAGTTGTGCTTTCTCCCCTCACCAGATAGCCTTAGGCTGTCTCCAAAAGGATTCCTTGAAAGCACACTTCTGGGGCTGATAGTAGAGGAGGTGTTATGCCAGCAGCATTCAGTTCAACCCAGCGTGTGCTTACAGATGCCCAGGTACTCCTGGCTTTGCCAGCTATGGGAGGCAATATGAATCAGACAAAAGGATTGACTCCTGCTCAGCCTAGTGAGGAGAGCATCGTGTGATTGGTTTCTCAACTCCAATGACTACTGTCTAGCAGAGGCCTTGTGAGGGTGGGACTTGGGACAGATTTGTTTTGGTGTATGGGAGGAAGGAACAGTCCTTAACCAGCACCTGCCCAAAGATATGGGAGTAGTGTTAGGCAAGAAGAGTATTTGATGGTCCTTAGGGCATGGCACTAAAGTAGAGTGAAGAACTGTGAGCTAGGAAAGAACATCTTAGCCCTGAAAAGTAAGGAGCCACTGAAGGGGGAGGTGGGCAAAAGGTACACTTGACTGAGTCCACTCAGCCAGCAGCTGTCCTGCCAGACCCAGTCGGCATTCCTTGACTACCTCTGCTCTCTTGTCCCCAGATGCACCTCAGAGCTGGCCTTCCTGCCTCTGCCATGGCCTCATCAGTTTCCTGGGGTTCTTGCTGCTGATGATCACCTTCCCCATTTCTGGTTGGTTTGCCCTGAAGGTAAGGCTGGTTGGGTCAGCCCCCAGAATGGTTGGGCCATGTTGAGAGCTTTGGCATTGGTGGGTGAATTCCCCATCCTCTGCCCCCTTTCCCCAAATATTATCACAGCTCTGTGAAATGGGCTGGACAAGAATTGTTCATTCTCACCTTTcagctgaggaaacagaagctcagacttgtccaaagtcatactGGGAGCCAATAAGTGGCAGAAACAAGTCTTCCCAAACTCCCAAGTTTGGGGGTCTGAACACTGGCTTTAAGGTACACACAAATATCTTCCTCCCTTTGGGTTAGgctaaattagaaatgaaaaacactcaACCTGGCCCAGCAGGTGATGAGTAATAGGAATTCAGGCCTCGTTTTCAACAAGGGATGGTGCAGATGGGAAAGGATGAGCTAGAGTTGAGGATTGCACCTTAGAGCTGCAGTGAAGGTGGAAGCCTACCCCCGTGCGGCCCCAGGCAACAGCCAGTGTCTCTAGAAAGCTTGGGGTTTGGGGTGGTCTCGAAGGGAGTCCTTAGAAGGTCCTAAATCCTAGTCCCCAAACTACCACTGAAATAAATAtcaggtgaccttgggcaagtcactgcctctctgagccttcatttCTCAATTTGGACATATTTCCTTGTTTGAGGACTCCAGGAACCTGAAGTTGGCAAAGCCCTTTGCTCAGGGCTGCTATTAGAGCAGCCCAGCTTTTCCCTTAACTAAGACAAGGGCAGACAGTTTCCTGGTTTGAGTCATGTCTAGCTTCAGATCACACAGGTGAAAGGTTTCACTGAGGATCAAGTCAATACAGTATGGCAGTTGAGAGCATGGCTTTTGGAGTCATTCAGAACTGCGTTCAGATCTTGCGTGTTTCACTTGGGGGCTTTGTGATTTTTGAGCACGTCAGTTAACCTCTCAGAGCTTTGGTTTTTTCATCGAAAGACAGAGCTCAGGATACCTGACACTGAACAAGGCCagagggagagaggtgaggaagggacCTGGGGAGACATCATTGCCAGCAGCAGCTCAGTGCTTTCAACCCTTTCCCTTGCTGCTGCGGACAGATCGTGCCCACCTATGAGCGCATGATCGTGTTTCGACGGGGCCGGATCCGCACCCCTCAAGGACCCGGTATGGTTCTGCTCCTGCCCTTCATTGACTCCTTTCAGAGGGTGGATCTGAGGACACGAGCCTTCAGTGTCCCTCCTCGCAAGGTGAGGGGCTTCTTGGTTCCCGTGGACAGAGGGAGTGGGGGCTTATGCTGGGTGTATTGGCCTGTGAGTAGCCATTAGGGGTGAGGAATGAGGAAGATACCagaaaaagggggagggggctgggaggacaTCCTTGATCCATATACCTAAGCCCACACACTTGGGGATACCATTTTGCTCTTGAGGAGCTAGTGACCAGGCGAGTGGGTCAAGTTGGGTGGTCTCAGTGGGCCTGGCCTCCCTGTGCCCCCAGCCCCTCTTTCATGGCCTCCCCCAACAGTTGACCTCTAAGGCTGAGGTTGTGCTGTCTGTGGGGGCTGATGTCTACTTCCGCATCTGGGACCCGGTACTGTCGGTGATGACAGTGAAGGACCTGAACACAGCCACATGCATGATGGCCCAGAATGCCATGATCAAGGCTCTGCTCAAGAGGCCTCTGTGGGAGATCCTGATGGAGGAGCTCAAGATCAGCGACCAGCTCCTGGTAGGCAGTTCCACACAGGGCAGAGTTCGGTGGCTGGCACCCCggcccagctctgcctgccagggcACTTTAGCAGAGCACCAGatcactctgggcctcagtttgcctTATGTCCCAAGAGTGTAACAACTTTTGAAGAGTCAGTGGTCTGGGTGGGACTGAGTTGAGGAACAGAAGATGGCACAGACCATAGCGATCTTGGGCAAATCTATCCCTGAGAGGTGAAGGGGCTGGGACAGGGGAGTGTCCTGACAGAAATTCTTGGGTCCTGCCCGGACTGCCTGAGGTTTTACTCTTCACTGCTCTGCAGGCATTGCCATGACAACCCTGGGCCTCAGGGGCACTCAGCAGCCTCATGGGGCAGGCAGGTGGGTGAAAGGAGCAGGGGCCTTCCTGGCCCAGTCACCTTCAGGGGAATTCCATGCTCCCCAAGGCAGCCTGTGCATTTTTGTGGGTTTGTGTTCTTTGTTCTGAAGAGAACAAAGGGACATGATGACATTTGGACCTTTTTCCTGCCTCTTCTCTGAGTGTGAGCAGTTACACTGGAATTTACCTCAAATCCCTCCTGTGACAAGATGGGGTTGAAATACACATGTGAAGTCATGTCCCCTGCTCCTCACGTTCACCTTGTGCTTTCTCCCATGTCCTGGCAGGGGTCCGTGGGTGAAGTTTCCCCTCGTTCCCCTAAGATCTGCTTTCCCCAGGGTTAGAGGACAGGAAGGGGAGTGGGGTAATGCCAGTCCTGGAGGTCGCAATCCCTTCAGGAAATAAATCTACTGGGTGAAATTCCCAAGAGGAGCTCTCACATGCATAGCATTTTGCCTGCCTCAGTGTATCTCTGCTTTACATTTTGCTGCAAAGGCtggtattattgttttattttggaggaaggaaactaaggctcagaaattATTTGACTTGCCCCTAAGAGCTGTGGTCAAGACAGAGCTGGACCAGAGCCAGGTcacgtgccccccaccccccaatccaGTGCTCAGTCTTATACAACCCAGATCacaatttgataattttttttcatgaaaccaCATTCCGTTTTGATCTACCTTTAGGAAGAGAAAATTGCTCTTGGCCTTGTTGCACATGGCTTTGGTGCAGCAAAGCCAAGAGAAGCCATCTGAGGGAGTGAGTCCCATACCAGGACATTAGAGTCATGTAGGGTCATTGCCCAGATTGAGTTGGCTCCTGGTAAAGTGGGGTCAGTGCCTGGTTAAAATGAAATCTCAGGAAACCCAGCACACCTCCCTAAGGCCTGTTTCAGGCATACGTTTCTCATTCTCACCGCGCCCCCGCTTCTGCGTACTTTTCCTCTAGAGGGATTGCATGCTCCCCACCTCTCACTTGCTGGGCCCTCCCTAGCTGCTCCAGGCCAGCCCCTCActgccccagcccagcctcccccATTGCCACCCCACCCGTCCCTCTGCCACAGGCCTTGCCTCTTAATCCTCAGGAGAAAACACTCTAGGGTGagaactctttcagcttcctcccGCATCATCCCTTCAAACTCATCTATATCTGTGCTGTTTTCCTGTCTCACTGGAAGCATCTGCTTCCTCTGCACCGGGCAGTGCTCTGGGCCCAGGACTCGGCTCCCTCCCTCAGTTCAGCCTCTTCTTGCCTTTTTGCAAGGACACATGTTCTACCTTTGTCCCCGACCCCCTCTAGCTCTTAAcccctctctcccctttccttcctcccctcctgtcCTTAATCCAGGCTCCCCCCACACTCCTAAGACTGATGTCACTGCCGACCTCATGGTGACCTCCCTCTTGCTAGCACAGGGGCACTTCTCAGTCCTTCCCTTACTTCACCTGGAGGCAGCCTTTGACTCCATGGACTCATCCTTCTCTTATTCTTGGATCCTCTGCTTCCTCGGGCTTCCATTATTCCACACTCCTGGTTACTCCCTGTTCTCCTGCCCTTCTGTTTCCAGGTTTCCCTCAGTGGTCTCTTCTCACCTGTGACCTCCCAGGAAAGCTTACCCACCTGTGGCTTTCTGCTAACTCTAGACACTAATTATTCTCAACACTCCGATCCAGTCCCACTCTGCCCTGCTTCCTGGCCCCACTTATCCAATTGCGGTTGGCCATCCCGTAGACACCTCAAGCTTAACGTGTTTAAAAAGTCACCATTCCTTCCCTACCCACCCCCAAATCTGTGTCTTCCTCTGTGTATGCTCTCTGGATAAATGCCCACATTCATGATCCGTGCAGGCAGCCATACTAGAAACGTGGCTCCTCCAACTCCTCACCGCCCTCCTTGTTTTCGCACATCCGGGCAGCCGACAAGTCCAGCGGTTCTATTTCTCTAGTGTCCTTCTGTAGCTTAATAGAGTTTACAGAGTTGTGCCCCTCCCCTGGTGTGTCTCGGCTCACAGCCGCCTTTCTGCCTGACACCGCATCTGCATCACTTCTGCCTGCAGTTTGAAACAACGTCCTACCTGGTCTCCATGCCTCTACCCTCAGCCCCTCCAATCCAGTGTCCACATAGCAGCCAAGAGAATCTTTGCAACAAGCAGGACTGCTCTGTCACTTGCCTGCTAAACTCGTCTGCGGGACTCCTTGAGCCTCAGAATAAATCCAAGTGAGCGGGAGCAGCCTCCTCTGAGCCCTTGGCTGTCTCTGGTGTCCCAGGCCACAACTGAGGGTCCAGCTAAATGGAACTTTGGTTCCTCACAGTTCCCCGAACATTTGAGGTGCTCCTTTCTGCATTTTTGCACCTGCTCTTCCCATTGCCTGGAAAGGTCCTCCTTTGATGCCCCTTCACCTGTATGATTCCTCCTCCTGGCAtcaccccctcctccctgccccacaccctctcctgaTTGCTCACTACCAGCTGCCCACAGCTGGGTTGTAATTGCCCTCTGCCTCCGTCCCAGGCTGGGGACTTCTCAAGGGCAGGCCTGGGGCCTCACGTCCCACCATGGCCACACCAGCCTGCCTAAAGAACGTGCTCTGGAaaggtttgttgaatgagtgcCATTTCTCCCCACACCATCCTCCAGCTGGAGATCAACGATGTGaccagggcctgggggctggAGGTGGACCGCGTGGCTCTGGCAGTGGAGGTCGTGCTCCAGCTGCCCCAGGACAGTCCAGCTGGACTCAACCTGTACAGCACCCTGCAGCAGCTGGCCCTCCACTTCCTGGGAGGAGGCATGTCTTCAGTGGCAGGAGGTGCCCCACTCCCCGAGCCAGGTAAGGAGCCTCAGGGAAAGAGTGAGGGTGCTCCCCAGGGTGCTCAGCTTGGTGTCCTAGCACCGACTGAACTTTGCTACTTGTTCCCTTAACCAAGCAGCTTGTGCAGTGCACACCCCGCCCAGCTGTTCAGGCCACCCCAATTCTAGAGCTGACCAGAGCTAGGGCAGTGAGAAGAGTCCAGATGTCTGAGTGTGTGGAGGCCTTTGGGAGCCTCCATGGGAGGAAGCAACAGCAGCCAGAAAAGAGTTTTGGATTCAAGGCTGAAGTAGCTTAGAAATGGGATTTGGGGTTATGGCTAAAAACTCAAGGGCAGCTTCTGAGGAAACTGAATGTGGGCCTGAAGAGGGTGTAAGAGGGAACTGCCGTGAAGGTACGGAGGCCACACGTTGACCCTGGCAGCACATTGacctcctctctgcctccctccccaagCCCCTTGGCCTCCCCCAGCAGATACCTTGGATATGGTGAACAAGGTTGAGCCATCTGCCCCTCGTGGTGGTGGTCCAGCCCCAAGCAGCCTGTGGCCGAGGGGCTGCTGATGGCTCTGAAGCCCTTCCTGTCTGAGGCCCTGGTCAGCCAGGTCGAGGCCTGCTACCAGTTCAATGTCGTCCTGCCCAGTGGCGCACAAAGCATCTACTTCTTGGACCTCACTAGAGGTGCAGCTGCCCTCCCTGCTCTCTTCTTTCCCACCTGGGTTGCTTGTAGCCCCTACCACCCATGGTCCTTTTTCAGACTGGGCCCTGCTCCTGCCAGCAGTTTAGGGCAAACCCATAGCAGTCAGGGACTCAGATGCCATTTGCAGACAGTGACTATCCAGGCCTTGGTCTCCCTGCCCCGTCCTCGTCAGCAGGACAACTCAGATGGCTGAGCTTCCTATACCAAGAGCCACACACACGTTGCAGTCCTGTTCATGGCAGGCTCAGTGCTGAGCATGTTTTGTGCCTTATCTCACCTACTTACCATCATCAGCATATGATTTAGGgattatcatcatccccattttaccaatttggaaactgaggctctgagtggTCACACAGCcaatgggacttgaacccagggtATTAGAACTTGAATGCTTAACCACTATTTACACCCCTCCCAGTGGGACATGCTAACCTCTTCTACCCCCTGCAGCATAGTCGTCCCCCTACTAATGCTCAGTTTTCTTTCTCCCCACAGGGCAAGGGAGGGTGGGACATGGGGTGCCTGATGCCATGCCTGATGTGGTGTTGGAGATGGCTGAGGAGGACCTGCAGGCCCTGTTGTGCAGGGAGCTGCAGCCCCTGGAGGCCTACCTGAGCGGGCAGCTGAAGGTGAAGGGCGACCTGGTTGCGTTCATGGAGCTGGACACTGTCTTCAGGGCCTTGAAGTAGCAGGTTTGGCTGACTGTCCATAGCCCAGCCCCGAGCCTGGCACCAAGCCACGGGGGTATCTTGGAGGAGGAGTCCTGAACCATTGGGTTCAGGTTTCAGCCCCAGGGCCCCTTCCTGGAGGGCCAGAGCCCCAGGTTGCTGCCCCTGCTCTGTCCCTCTCTCCACTCCTGGAGGCCGCCCAGCCAGGGCTGCCTGTTCAAAAGCCTTCCCTCCAGTCCCCACCGGCCACAATCCCGCTGCCTGTGAGCCCTGGTGGGGCATGATCTTCTCTGCCTGGCCTGGGCTCCCCCTCTACTTTGGCGCTGTCGTTGTGCCTATTCCCCACTGGGTCTGTCACTGTTCTTGTGTAAGCGCCTGCCCTCCCTGCTGTCCCATGAGCTTCATGCCTGAGCCATCCATCGCTGTCCCCTCCATTGCTACTGCACACAGTGCCCCAGGGGGAAGAGGGGAAACCCCAGGCGTCTTCCTCATGAAAGCTTAAGGGAAACCAAAACTCAGATTTTCTTTGTGGCCGTTGGAGGATCAGCATCACCGGGGAAACAAACTTTCCTAGATGTCTGTGTGGGTGGAGAACAAAGCCTGCTGCCAGCGGTTAATACCCTCCTGTCCAGGGCAACTCATTTCTTGGTGAGGCCAGCACTCCAGGAAACGGAGCCCACAGGTTCAAGGCCTCTGAGTTTCAGAGGACCCAGCAGACTTTGTAGTCCCCAGTGGGGGATGAGGGGCACCTAATGGGgccagggtgtggggagggaaggagaagggtgTCCATCAAAGGAGGCTTCCTGAGGAGATGATGCCTGAGACTCACAGCTACATGGagatgagagaagaaaggaaatggggGAAAGACATTCGGCAGAGGGGAAAGTCCCTGTGAGAGCACAGGAAgttttaaataagtatttaattttgaatagagaattttaaaatggcGTGCTATGAAAATTTTCCCTCACACTCCTGATTCCATCCATATATTTTCAAACAGGTATCCCATGGTATTAGTTTCTTGGTTATTCTTCCAGAagttgaggtttaaaaaaaatacatttacaagaAAATCCAAATATATTATTCTCTGGACGGgggttggttggtttttgttttttttcagaaatggcaGCATAGCAAATACAATGTTGATTTGTTCACTTAACCTTACAGTTGAGGATCTTTCTGTATTAGCACACCTAGACTTTCCCTA
This sequence is a window from Mesoplodon densirostris isolate mMesDen1 chromosome 4, mMesDen1 primary haplotype, whole genome shotgun sequence. Protein-coding genes within it:
- the STOML1 gene encoding LOW QUALITY PROTEIN: stomatin-like protein 1 (The sequence of the model RefSeq protein was modified relative to this genomic sequence to represent the inferred CDS: inserted 1 base in 1 codon), whose amino-acid sequence is MLGRSGSRALPLGDFYRFHQSSFGFLGSQEGCLSPEPGGMGPGAGEWPPSTADPDAPQSWPSCLCHGLISFLGFLLLMITFPISGWFALKIVPTYERMIVFRRGRIRTPQGPGMVLLLPFIDSFQRVDLRTRAFSVPPRKLTSKAEVVLSVGADVYFRIWDPVLSVMTVKDLNTATCMMAQNAMIKALLKRPLWEILMEELKISDQLLLEINDVTRAWGLEVDRVALAVEVVLQLPQDSPAGLNLYSTLQQLALHFLGGGMSSVAGGAPLPEPADTLDMVNKVEPSAPRGGXSSPKQPVAEGLLMALKPFLSEALVSQVEACYQFNVVLPSGAQSIYFLDLTRGQGRVGHGVPDAMPDVVLEMAEEDLQALLCRELQPLEAYLSGQLKVKGDLVAFMELDTVFRALK